The Pirellulales bacterium genome has a window encoding:
- a CDS encoding MFS transporter: MTHSRLARDLFATFVSQWRVMVAVLPGVVLALMQSTALDLPMANVVDALDSDHYRMQWIMGAYVLGGALGMAFTSFCGRRLGLKRAYMAGLMLFSTASGLAGVAQDVVAMTPCRFAQGFGMGLTIASAMVLIWRAFPIHKELAMAIYGMAIYLPSILGASLGGLATEGLSWRLIFLANPPLGALLLIVAWRCLPYETVEGTGGARFDWIGVALLAASVVTINVVLDMGQYWGWFSSRFFAPWFVAALAAWAAFFIWGFSAPRPLINLRTLSMRRFGLGLGIKVAYSINLYVVLSLLANYMINLRGYQWWQGALVILAALFTMMAALLLGVRIGTDRNRRFRMFAGLAIMALATWQLGAVDVYTAKTLQAMLLAGWGVGAGLVCGPALLTTFEGMSNEQTLDTAGVFNIARSLPAFVVGALLVTLLARHTDENFDWLRQNIRHNRPIVADALRDGTAHMVAQGSPHTVATKQADAMLGKWVEANAHAYAFQDAFRWLALAPCVGLFFVLVVPIGQAAPMRDE; this comes from the coding sequence ATGACGCACAGCCGCCTCGCCCGCGATCTGTTCGCCACATTCGTCAGCCAATGGCGTGTGATGGTCGCAGTGTTGCCCGGCGTGGTGCTGGCGCTCATGCAGTCGACGGCCCTCGATTTGCCAATGGCGAACGTCGTCGATGCCCTCGACAGCGATCATTATCGCATGCAGTGGATCATGGGCGCGTATGTGTTAGGAGGCGCCCTGGGCATGGCTTTCACCAGCTTTTGTGGGCGGCGCCTGGGCTTGAAGCGGGCCTACATGGCGGGGCTCATGCTCTTCTCCACCGCGTCGGGCCTGGCGGGCGTGGCGCAGGACGTCGTCGCGATGACTCCTTGCCGTTTCGCACAGGGATTTGGCATGGGGCTCACCATCGCCAGCGCGATGGTCCTGATCTGGCGCGCCTTCCCCATTCATAAAGAACTCGCCATGGCCATCTATGGCATGGCGATCTATCTGCCCTCGATTCTTGGTGCGTCGCTGGGGGGACTGGCCACGGAGGGACTGTCGTGGCGACTCATCTTCCTGGCGAATCCGCCCCTCGGGGCGCTGCTGCTGATCGTGGCCTGGCGCTGTTTGCCCTACGAAACGGTGGAAGGTACCGGCGGTGCTCGTTTCGATTGGATCGGCGTCGCCCTGCTCGCGGCCTCGGTAGTAACGATCAACGTCGTCCTCGACATGGGGCAGTATTGGGGTTGGTTCAGCTCGCGTTTCTTTGCCCCCTGGTTCGTCGCGGCGCTGGCCGCCTGGGCGGCATTCTTCATCTGGGGATTTTCCGCCCCGCGGCCCCTCATCAATCTGCGCACCCTTTCCATGCGCCGCTTTGGGCTGGGGCTGGGGATCAAGGTGGCCTACAGCATCAATCTGTACGTAGTCCTCTCACTGCTGGCCAACTACATGATCAATCTGCGCGGTTACCAATGGTGGCAGGGAGCACTCGTGATCCTGGCGGCGCTCTTCACCATGATGGCCGCCCTGCTCTTGGGCGTCCGCATCGGCACCGACCGTAATCGAAGGTTCCGCATGTTCGCCGGGCTGGCGATCATGGCCCTGGCCACCTGGCAACTCGGCGCCGTCGACGTCTACACGGCCAAGACGCTGCAGGCCATGCTGCTGGCCGGGTGGGGCGTGGGGGCGGGACTGGTCTGTGGGCCCGCCCTGCTGACTACCTTCGAGGGAATGTCGAACGAACAGACGCTCGACACGGCGGGCGTTTTCAATATCGCCCGATCGCTGCCGGCCTTTGTGGTGGGCGCCCTGCTCGTGACGCTGCTCGCGCGTCACACCGACGAGAACTTCGACTGGCTGCGCCAGAACATTCGCCATAACCGGCCGATCGTGGCAGACGCGCTCCGCGATGGCACTGCCCACATGGTCGCGCAGGGAAGTCCGCACACCGTGGCGACCAAACAGGCGGACGCGATGCTTGGCAAGTGGGTCGAAGCGAACGCGCACGCCTATGCGTTTCAAGATGCGTTTCGTTGGCTCGCGCTGGCGCCGTGCGTGGGCCTGTTCTTCGTGCTTGTTGTGCCGATTGGACAGGCAGCGCCAATGCGCGACGAATGA
- a CDS encoding isochorismatase family protein, with product MMPRPLPPLLLPPCPAVRMPAVSSCLWRWSLAALLAAYLCCCALSNRGAAKEPAAGGTPRPLVPGVLRLDTRRREILPEHGSQPVVVRDQQEWNAAETAIIVCDLWSNHRCRSSAERIEILAPKVNAMLSAARDHGVTIVHAPSGGISYYETTPFRRRIKQAPAFEPPVAIADVVRADVTEPPLPIDDSDGGCDDPEPHALVEFDYRQHAAIRMVGYDVVTEDGRELYNYFRQEGIKNVAILGIHTNMCVLGRSFGIRQLRVLGFNVVLCRDLTDASYDPRDYPFVSHTRGTELVVEHIETFLCPSIDSACLTRVVPGTAGP from the coding sequence GTGATGCCGCGCCCCCTGCCCCCCTTGCTGCTCCCCCCCTGCCCCGCCGTGCGCATGCCTGCCGTATCAAGTTGTCTGTGGCGCTGGTCGCTCGCCGCTTTGCTCGCGGCGTACCTCTGCTGTTGCGCGCTATCGAACCGGGGCGCGGCCAAAGAGCCGGCGGCGGGGGGAACGCCAAGACCGCTGGTGCCGGGCGTACTGCGCCTCGACACGCGCCGCCGCGAGATCTTGCCCGAGCACGGTTCGCAGCCGGTGGTCGTCCGCGATCAGCAGGAATGGAATGCGGCCGAGACGGCCATCATCGTGTGCGATCTGTGGAGCAACCACCGCTGTCGCTCCTCGGCCGAGCGGATCGAGATCCTCGCGCCGAAAGTCAACGCCATGCTCTCCGCCGCGCGCGATCACGGCGTCACCATCGTCCACGCGCCGAGCGGCGGCATCTCGTATTACGAGACGACCCCCTTCCGCCGTCGTATCAAGCAGGCCCCCGCGTTCGAGCCCCCGGTGGCGATCGCCGACGTGGTCCGCGCCGACGTGACTGAGCCCCCCTTGCCGATCGACGACAGCGACGGCGGCTGCGATGACCCCGAGCCCCACGCGCTCGTCGAATTCGACTATCGCCAGCATGCGGCGATTCGCATGGTGGGCTACGACGTCGTGACCGAAGATGGGCGCGAGTTGTACAATTATTTCCGGCAGGAAGGGATCAAGAACGTGGCCATTCTCGGCATTCACACGAACATGTGCGTGCTGGGACGCTCGTTCGGCATTCGCCAACTCCGCGTCCTGGGTTTCAACGTCGTCTTGTGCCGTGACCTGACCGACGCGAGCTACGATCCTCGCGATTATCCCTTCGTGAGCCACACGCGCGGCACGGAGTTGGTCGTCGAGCACATCGAGACCTTTCTTTGCCCTTCGATCGACAGCGCCTGCCTGACGCGTGTTGTGCCGGGCACCGCCGGTCCCTGA
- a CDS encoding nuclear transport factor 2 family protein encodes MSDLPELTRRYFAALEAGATGEALAPFYAPDVVQEEFPNRLNPRGARRDLAALLASAERGQQVMASQRYEIVNLVAAGERVAVEFRWSGKLAISIGPLQAGDELRGYFATFLAFRDGRIIAQTNYDCLES; translated from the coding sequence ATGTCCGATCTTCCGGAACTCACGCGTCGCTACTTCGCCGCGCTCGAAGCGGGCGCCACCGGCGAGGCGCTGGCCCCCTTTTATGCCCCTGATGTCGTGCAGGAAGAGTTTCCCAACCGCCTGAACCCGCGCGGGGCGCGGCGCGATCTCGCGGCACTGCTCGCCAGCGCCGAGCGCGGTCAGCAGGTCATGGCCTCGCAACGATATGAAATCGTGAACCTCGTCGCCGCCGGAGAACGCGTGGCGGTCGAGTTTCGTTGGTCGGGCAAGCTCGCCATCTCGATCGGCCCGTTGCAGGCCGGCGACGAGCTGCGCGGCTACTTTGCCACCTTTCTGGCGTTTCGCGACGGGCGGATCATCGCGCAAACGAACTACGACTGTCTCGAATCGTGA
- a CDS encoding endonuclease/exonuclease/phosphatase family protein: MLFRPPLFRVLFALAPIGLLLAGWTAASAAAEPATLTVMSYNLRYASPKPPNSWPERRPAAKAMLEKFAPDLIGTQEGLYAQLKDLEADLPGFDQIGLGREGGSRGEFMAIFYRTERFEPLEYDHFWLSDTPEVIGSATWGNSVRRMVTWVRFLDRGTSREFYFVNTHFDHMSQKSREKSAELLLERLKKLDDKLPVIVVGDFNAVAESNKAYDTLVADGYLTDTWKVAQEKGKPISTFHNYRGPREDGSRIDWILTRGPVTTLSSEVVTFELNGQYPSDHFPVIAKLRFDQ; encoded by the coding sequence ATGCTGTTTCGTCCGCCCCTCTTTCGCGTCCTGTTCGCCCTCGCCCCGATCGGACTCTTGCTCGCAGGCTGGACCGCGGCGAGCGCCGCGGCCGAACCGGCCACGCTGACGGTGATGTCGTACAACTTGCGCTATGCGAGCCCCAAACCACCCAATTCGTGGCCCGAGCGACGTCCGGCCGCCAAGGCGATGCTCGAGAAGTTCGCCCCCGACCTGATCGGCACGCAGGAAGGTCTCTACGCGCAGCTCAAAGATCTCGAGGCCGATCTGCCCGGCTTCGATCAGATCGGCCTGGGACGCGAGGGGGGGAGCCGCGGCGAGTTCATGGCGATCTTCTACCGCACCGAGCGTTTCGAACCTCTTGAATACGATCACTTCTGGCTCTCCGACACGCCCGAGGTCATCGGCTCGGCGACCTGGGGCAATAGCGTGCGCCGCATGGTGACCTGGGTACGGTTTCTCGATCGTGGGACATCGCGAGAGTTCTACTTCGTCAATACGCACTTCGATCACATGTCGCAGAAGTCGCGCGAAAAGAGCGCCGAGCTACTGTTGGAGCGCCTCAAAAAGCTCGACGACAAGCTGCCGGTCATCGTCGTGGGAGATTTCAACGCCGTGGCTGAATCGAACAAGGCCTACGACACGCTCGTGGCCGACGGCTATCTGACCGACACGTGGAAAGTGGCCCAGGAAAAGGGGAAGCCGATCAGCACCTTCCACAACTACCGCGGTCCGCGCGAGGACGGTTCGCGTATCGATTGGATCCTGACCCGCGGTCCGGTCACGACGCTCTCGAGCGAAGTGGTCACCTTCGAGCTCAACGGCCAATACCCGAGCGATCACTTCCCGGTCATCGCGAAGCTGCGCTTCGACCAGTAA
- a CDS encoding penicillin acylase family protein, with amino-acid sequence MPRCARSIWMLLLPCFVLAVTSSLHAADESRPLRVCLVSGSEEYKSDETLPILQDFLERHYDVECSRAFATSTKDLPGLEALDDCDVMVLFTRRLELSGDQLERFKKYCQGNKPIVGIRTASHAIQSYLEFDREILGGNYKGHYGNELKTHIADGVQDSPLLAGFKPFVSDGSLYRNTGLAEDCLVLMTGSIPDHTEPITWTRERDGRRVFYTSLGHPHDFRHRGFLQLLANGIHWAAQHELQPRQHTALPQPANGEVRPLAGLGERADVYFDTHGIPHLYARSWTDAARALGYVHASDRLWQMDVLRRRASGTLAEILGPGALGSDIMMRQLGLRRTSQATLDQLQAGDADLAAKVGRDAAEQFLAELNAYAAGVNARIQELGTEGLPVYFKMLGYEPAPWSPVDTLVFSKYMAWDQSGTDSDLWFGMMSEKLGPEVVAELWPLDRPYEIATVDVPKGGDEESASTRELLRVPSGTSDLFRAAERHLAAAGSLLRAPSFGSNNWAVDGTKTASGKPIMANDPHLGFILPSLWYTCHVSVAGRNVAGVTFPGGPTVIIGHNDRITWGVTNMQADAVDYFIETLDKSDPQKYKHRGEWKTVHQRVEEIPIRGQEPHKLVIESTVHGPIVSRDDATGTAITMCWTGLQPTTESVALWKVNRAEYLGEFLDALKLLSAPAMNVIYSDVDGNIAIHPCGDLPLKKYGAGRVPMDGASGENDWGEMIPRDELPLAVNPREHFLGSANGRPASVNYPHYLGWMWDPSYRTRRIHELLEGADDLTLEKMQAIQTDAYDKAAECFLPSLLNSLDMSEVASDAVSKRAVDELRGWDYVADRESLAPAIWLRWFDHYRSAVWNDEWESRGIVQPGGSWGFTGDNRREPVLEVLEKLTREEPDSIWFDDRRTPEREGRDEIAKASFRTAIDSLRQQFGDDVAAWQWGKLNTLRVRSLAEQERLARDGGPIVGTAFTVNPGGDIGPVGGGASWRMLVDLASPVRGVGAYPGGQHEDPSSPQYDDQIKVWAAGEFLPLGAVGDPARLPDEAKQRVWVLAPDSAPRSP; translated from the coding sequence ATGCCCCGCTGCGCTCGTTCGATCTGGATGTTGCTTCTGCCCTGTTTCGTGCTGGCCGTGACGTCGAGTCTCCACGCGGCCGACGAGTCGCGGCCGCTGCGCGTCTGTCTCGTGTCGGGTTCGGAAGAGTACAAGTCGGACGAGACGCTGCCGATCCTGCAAGACTTTCTCGAACGCCACTACGACGTCGAGTGCAGCCGTGCCTTCGCCACGTCGACGAAGGATCTGCCCGGGCTCGAGGCCCTCGATGATTGCGACGTGATGGTCCTCTTCACGCGCCGGCTCGAACTTTCCGGCGACCAACTCGAACGCTTCAAGAAGTATTGCCAGGGCAACAAGCCGATCGTCGGCATTCGCACGGCGAGCCACGCGATTCAGAGCTACTTGGAGTTCGATCGCGAGATTCTCGGTGGCAATTACAAAGGACACTACGGCAACGAGCTGAAAACGCACATCGCCGATGGCGTGCAGGACTCCCCCTTGCTCGCAGGTTTCAAGCCGTTCGTCTCCGACGGCAGCCTCTACCGCAACACGGGGCTGGCCGAAGACTGCCTGGTGTTGATGACCGGCAGCATCCCGGACCACACCGAGCCGATCACCTGGACCCGCGAGCGCGATGGTCGCCGCGTGTTCTATACGTCGCTGGGACACCCGCACGACTTCCGGCACCGGGGCTTCTTGCAGTTGCTGGCCAACGGTATTCATTGGGCAGCGCAGCACGAGCTACAACCCCGCCAGCACACTGCCCTACCGCAACCCGCGAATGGTGAAGTGCGTCCATTAGCGGGACTCGGCGAGCGTGCGGACGTTTATTTCGACACGCATGGCATTCCGCATCTTTATGCGCGATCCTGGACCGATGCCGCGCGCGCCCTGGGATACGTGCATGCCAGCGATCGGCTGTGGCAAATGGATGTGCTCCGACGTCGCGCGTCAGGCACTTTGGCCGAGATCCTTGGTCCCGGCGCGCTCGGTTCCGACATCATGATGCGGCAACTCGGGCTGCGCCGTACGTCGCAGGCCACGTTGGATCAGTTGCAGGCGGGCGACGCCGATCTCGCCGCGAAGGTCGGTCGTGATGCCGCCGAGCAGTTCCTGGCCGAATTGAACGCCTACGCCGCAGGCGTCAACGCGCGCATTCAGGAACTCGGCACAGAGGGCCTGCCGGTCTATTTTAAGATGCTCGGCTACGAGCCGGCCCCGTGGTCGCCCGTCGATACGCTCGTCTTCTCGAAGTACATGGCCTGGGATCAGTCGGGCACGGACAGCGATCTGTGGTTCGGCATGATGTCCGAGAAGCTCGGCCCCGAGGTGGTCGCCGAATTGTGGCCTCTGGACCGTCCCTACGAAATCGCCACCGTCGATGTGCCGAAAGGCGGCGATGAGGAATCGGCCAGCACGCGCGAGCTGCTGCGTGTCCCCTCGGGCACGAGCGATCTTTTCCGCGCGGCCGAACGTCATCTAGCGGCAGCGGGTTCACTGCTGCGGGCGCCCAGCTTCGGCAGCAACAACTGGGCGGTCGACGGCACGAAGACCGCCTCGGGCAAGCCCATCATGGCGAACGACCCCCACCTGGGCTTCATCCTCCCGTCGCTGTGGTATACGTGTCACGTGTCGGTGGCGGGCCGGAATGTCGCCGGCGTGACGTTTCCCGGCGGACCGACGGTCATCATCGGCCACAACGACCGCATCACTTGGGGCGTGACCAACATGCAGGCCGATGCGGTGGACTACTTTATCGAGACGCTCGACAAGAGCGACCCGCAGAAATACAAGCACCGCGGCGAGTGGAAGACGGTCCATCAACGGGTAGAAGAGATTCCCATCCGCGGCCAGGAGCCGCACAAGCTGGTGATCGAATCGACGGTTCACGGTCCCATCGTCAGCCGCGACGACGCTACGGGCACGGCCATCACCATGTGCTGGACGGGGTTGCAGCCGACCACGGAGTCGGTGGCACTCTGGAAGGTGAATCGCGCGGAGTACCTGGGCGAATTCCTCGACGCGCTCAAGCTGCTCTCCGCGCCGGCGATGAACGTCATCTACTCCGACGTCGATGGCAATATCGCCATTCATCCCTGTGGCGACCTGCCGCTGAAGAAGTACGGCGCGGGTCGCGTCCCCATGGATGGCGCCTCGGGCGAGAACGACTGGGGCGAGATGATCCCGCGCGACGAGCTACCCCTGGCGGTGAATCCGCGCGAGCACTTTCTTGGTTCCGCGAATGGCCGGCCCGCTTCGGTCAACTATCCGCACTACCTCGGCTGGATGTGGGACCCCAGTTACCGCACGCGGCGCATTCACGAGCTGCTCGAAGGGGCCGACGATCTGACGCTCGAGAAGATGCAGGCCATTCAGACCGATGCCTACGACAAGGCGGCCGAGTGCTTTTTACCTTCCCTTCTGAACTCACTCGACATGAGCGAGGTCGCGTCCGATGCCGTATCCAAACGCGCGGTTGACGAATTGCGCGGCTGGGATTACGTGGCCGATCGCGAGTCGCTGGCGCCGGCCATCTGGCTGCGCTGGTTCGATCACTATCGTTCGGCGGTGTGGAACGACGAATGGGAGTCGCGCGGCATCGTGCAGCCCGGCGGTTCGTGGGGCTTCACGGGGGACAATCGCCGCGAGCCCGTGCTCGAGGTGCTGGAAAAGTTGACGCGCGAAGAGCCAGACTCGATCTGGTTCGACGATCGCCGTACGCCCGAGCGCGAGGGACGGGACGAGATCGCGAAGGCTTCTTTCCGCACGGCGATCGATTCGCTGCGCCAGCAATTTGGCGATGACGTGGCGGCCTGGCAGTGGGGCAAGCTGAATACGCTGCGCGTCCGCTCGCTGGCCGAACAGGAACGCCTGGCCCGCGACGGCGGACCGATCGTCGGCACGGCGTTCACGGTGAACCCCGGCGGCGACATCGGTCCGGTCGGCGGCGGCGCGTCGTGGCGGATGCTCGTCGACCTGGCGTCGCCGGTTCGTGGTGTGGGAGCATACCCCGGCGGGCAGCACGAGGATCCCAGCAGTCCTCAGTACGACGACCAGATCAAGGTGTGGGCGGCGGGTGAGTTTCTGCCCCTGGGAGCGGTGGGTGATCCAGCCCGCTTGCCCGACGAGGCGAAGCAGCGCGTGTGGGTGCTGGCGCCCGATTCCGCTCCGCGTAGCCCATGA
- a CDS encoding multicopper oxidase family protein: protein MTRPTRRPEPQVPIPSRRQFLQATALATTSAVPMISILSGCAPSKTQPASGEAGAATAASYALRAGSRKASPDGRPREISCYNDQYPGPVIRAKLGETLRVKVVNDLAAPTSVHWHGMHQPGTWQMDGVDGVSRPPIEAGSEFTYEFTATPAGTHWYHSHVGVQYGDGLYGPLIVDEETPPAKYDREEILLINDWFLESCEELLAGLIAGSGMKMAGKMEKPVATENEEKPAANTEAPSDGAVEEKKMPAMEGMAAGADLGDVPFESALFNGRGRFNAASQAPRTTIEVKPGETLRLRLINASSTYAFRFQVDGHKLTAFATDGAPMAPVEVDNLVINIGERYDVLLKADQSGAHWIRAATLAGQEGLAVLQYPGDSADALEPSPAKFGEMMLMPQAMRSPESVTLAENPREFKLELGGSMQPYRWNINGEMYPQAEPIKLAQDEHVRFVLVNPTNMDHPFHLHGHYFYVLGDPAAMNLVDPPQKDTVNVPAKSSLAIEWQAINPGHWFFHCHIEWHLATGMARVIEIA from the coding sequence ATGACACGTCCGACACGTAGGCCAGAGCCACAAGTGCCGATCCCGTCGCGGCGTCAATTTCTCCAGGCGACGGCACTCGCCACGACATCGGCGGTGCCGATGATTTCCATTCTCTCGGGCTGCGCGCCGAGCAAGACGCAGCCAGCAAGTGGCGAGGCCGGCGCTGCGACCGCGGCCTCGTACGCGCTGCGCGCGGGAAGCCGCAAGGCGTCGCCCGATGGACGTCCGCGCGAGATCAGTTGCTACAACGATCAGTATCCGGGGCCTGTGATTCGCGCCAAATTGGGCGAAACGCTGCGCGTGAAGGTCGTCAACGATCTGGCGGCGCCCACATCGGTGCATTGGCACGGAATGCACCAGCCGGGCACCTGGCAGATGGACGGCGTCGACGGCGTCTCGCGCCCGCCGATCGAAGCGGGAAGCGAATTCACCTATGAGTTCACGGCCACGCCCGCCGGCACGCACTGGTACCACTCGCACGTCGGCGTGCAGTATGGCGATGGGCTCTACGGCCCGCTGATCGTCGACGAAGAAACGCCCCCCGCGAAGTACGATCGCGAGGAGATCCTGCTCATCAACGACTGGTTCCTCGAATCGTGCGAAGAGTTGCTCGCCGGGCTCATCGCGGGAAGCGGCATGAAAATGGCCGGCAAGATGGAGAAGCCCGTCGCCACGGAGAACGAAGAAAAGCCTGCTGCCAACACGGAAGCTCCGTCGGACGGCGCCGTCGAAGAGAAGAAGATGCCTGCGATGGAAGGCATGGCCGCCGGCGCCGATCTTGGCGACGTGCCGTTCGAGTCCGCCTTGTTCAACGGACGCGGGCGTTTCAACGCCGCTTCGCAAGCGCCGCGGACCACGATCGAAGTGAAGCCGGGCGAGACCTTGCGACTGCGGCTCATCAATGCCTCGAGCACCTATGCGTTTCGCTTCCAGGTCGACGGGCACAAGCTCACGGCCTTTGCCACCGACGGCGCCCCGATGGCGCCGGTCGAAGTCGACAACCTCGTCATCAACATCGGCGAGCGCTACGACGTCTTGTTGAAGGCAGATCAGAGCGGAGCGCATTGGATCCGCGCGGCGACGCTGGCGGGCCAAGAGGGGCTCGCCGTGCTGCAATACCCGGGCGACTCGGCGGACGCGCTCGAACCGAGCCCGGCGAAGTTCGGCGAGATGATGCTCATGCCCCAGGCCATGCGTTCGCCCGAGTCCGTCACGCTGGCTGAAAATCCGCGCGAGTTCAAGCTGGAACTCGGCGGCAGCATGCAGCCCTACAGGTGGAATATCAACGGCGAGATGTATCCCCAGGCCGAGCCGATCAAGTTGGCGCAGGACGAGCACGTGCGGTTCGTGCTCGTGAACCCCACGAACATGGACCACCCCTTCCATTTGCACGGCCACTACTTCTACGTGCTCGGCGATCCGGCGGCGATGAATCTCGTCGATCCGCCGCAGAAAGACACCGTGAACGTACCGGCCAAGAGCTCGCTCGCCATCGAGTGGCAGGCGATCAATCCCGGCCACTGGTTCTTCCATTGCCACATCGAATGGCATCTCGCGACAGGCATGGCGCGCGTCATCGAGATTGCCTGA
- a CDS encoding tRNA-(ms[2]io[6]A)-hydroxylase translates to MLSLASTTSSRWLAQVAEHLPELLLDHAHCEKKAAGTAMNLIFAYVENVELVREMTEIVNEELAHFHLVLDLLGERGIRFRRLAPSGYGRRLNELIRKQEPEKAVDRLLVASLIEARSCERFVLLRDHLPDAELAAFYGSLFESEARHHSTYVRLAKAYAPDEEVHRRLEELAAVEASIVAEGEAAPRMHS, encoded by the coding sequence ATGCTCAGTCTCGCCTCGACCACATCATCTCGCTGGCTCGCCCAGGTGGCGGAACATCTACCGGAGTTGCTGCTCGACCATGCCCATTGCGAAAAGAAGGCCGCTGGCACGGCGATGAACCTCATCTTCGCCTATGTGGAGAACGTCGAGCTCGTGCGCGAGATGACGGAGATCGTCAACGAAGAGTTGGCCCATTTCCACCTGGTGCTTGACCTGCTCGGCGAGCGGGGAATCCGTTTTCGGCGCCTCGCGCCCAGCGGCTATGGCCGGCGTCTGAACGAATTGATCCGCAAGCAAGAGCCGGAAAAAGCGGTCGACCGCCTGCTGGTCGCCTCCTTGATCGAAGCGCGTTCCTGCGAACGTTTCGTCCTGCTGCGCGACCATCTGCCCGACGCCGAACTGGCGGCCTTCTACGGCTCGCTGTTCGAATCGGAAGCGCGGCATCACAGCACCTACGTTCGCCTGGCGAAGGCCTACGCCCCCGACGAAGAGGTTCATCGACGGCTGGAAGAGTTGGCCGCCGTCGAAGCGTCGATCGTGGCCGAAGGGGAAGCCGCCCCACGCATGCACAGCTAA
- a CDS encoding fatty acid desaturase produces the protein MKTHFSAAPAAAQDSVYMSTIERSRPNLTISETDVPPWLKEAKAAVRDLAVPKAWIYWADLLVTITIGYGCASVFLDMAGFSWMRALLFGVAVFAIFRASSFVHEIVHLRSRKLRSFQVAWDLLCGIPLLFPSFAYAHHLDHHRCDSYGTDSDGEYLPFGVDPPRLIGYFLLLTLVWPFLVVFRFLFLTPLSFLYPPFRPWLLERFSSFGIVNFRHRLVLSPHTPRAYWAFLDIACSIRVWVPIVLVGLGVFEWTRVALMFLIAASVLSLNFIRALCLHHYLSDEGQVSYVGQLQDSITLPDNPLVTELFVPLGLRFHALHHMFPHLPYHALGRAHRRLMRELPAGSDYHLTVRSGIGAVFYQFWKNTWQEPRKTRHATGHNPHFDASRTAN, from the coding sequence ATGAAGACACACTTCTCGGCGGCCCCCGCCGCCGCGCAGGACTCCGTTTACATGTCGACGATCGAACGATCTCGTCCCAACCTTACGATCTCGGAAACGGATGTTCCACCCTGGCTGAAAGAAGCGAAGGCCGCGGTGCGCGATCTGGCCGTCCCCAAGGCGTGGATCTATTGGGCCGATCTGCTCGTCACCATCACCATCGGCTACGGCTGCGCGTCGGTCTTCCTCGACATGGCGGGCTTCTCGTGGATGCGGGCCCTGCTGTTCGGCGTGGCCGTGTTCGCCATCTTCCGTGCGTCGTCGTTCGTCCACGAGATCGTTCACCTCCGCAGTCGAAAACTCCGCTCCTTCCAGGTGGCGTGGGATTTGCTTTGCGGCATCCCGCTCCTGTTTCCTTCGTTCGCCTACGCGCACCATCTCGATCATCACCGCTGCGACAGCTACGGCACCGACTCGGACGGCGAGTACCTGCCGTTCGGGGTCGATCCACCGCGCTTGATCGGCTACTTCCTGTTGCTGACGCTGGTGTGGCCCTTCCTGGTGGTGTTCCGCTTCCTGTTCCTGACGCCGCTGTCGTTTCTCTACCCACCGTTCCGGCCCTGGCTGCTCGAACGATTCTCGTCGTTCGGCATCGTCAACTTCCGGCATCGACTGGTCCTTTCACCGCACACACCGCGGGCCTACTGGGCCTTTCTCGATATCGCCTGCTCGATCCGCGTCTGGGTGCCGATCGTGCTGGTTGGGCTGGGTGTCTTCGAATGGACCCGCGTGGCGCTGATGTTCCTGATCGCGGCGAGCGTGCTGTCGCTGAACTTCATTCGCGCCCTGTGCCTGCACCACTACCTGAGTGACGAAGGCCAGGTGAGCTACGTGGGGCAGTTGCAGGACTCGATCACGTTGCCCGACAACCCGTTGGTCACCGAGTTGTTCGTGCCGCTCGGACTGCGATTCCACGCCCTGCATCACATGTTTCCGCACTTGCCCTACCACGCCCTGGGACGTGCGCATCGCCGCTTGATGCGGGAGTTGCCTGCCGGTTCCGACTATCACCTGACGGTACGCTCCGGCATCGGCGCCGTGTTCTATCAATTCTGGAAGAACACCTGGCAAGAGCCGCGCAAGACTCGTCACGCCACCGGGCACAACCCGCACTTCGATGCCTCGCGGACCGCGAACTGA